The Leptospira neocaledonica DNA window GTGCGGTGCCAAAAGAATAGTTCCAGCTATTTTCGGACCTAAATTCAGATTCGTCTTCTCTTAGATTTTTAAGAGAATGAAAACGGTCCGCTTCATCGTTTGAAAAAAGTTTTCCGATTGTGAATATCAGATAAACCATACCTATGATCCAGGCGAATGCCAAAAATAGGGCAGGTATCACCCAAAAAAGATCTTCCGTTCTTCCAGAACTTGCCGCGGCCAAAGCGATATTCGGCATACTGAAAAGTCCGTGAATAAAACCGAAAAAGTACAGGATTCTATTTAAGAATGTGTAGAAAAATGCTCTGAAATAAAGGGAAAGAAAAGAAGTCAGAGAAAGCATCGCCAAGAATACATAAAAGAAGATCTGCATTTTTTGTCCGAGTAGGACTCTTCCTAATCTGTTTTTGATCTCTTCCGGTTGTGAATCATTCGGAAGACTCGGATCTTCTATCTCTTTTATGATCTTTTCAGTTAGAAGCATTTGAGAGATCGCTCCACCTTGGAAATAAAATCCTGAGATAGGTTCTCTTGCGCTCCCGTCCAACAAGGCTTCCATTGTAGCTGTGTCATTTGTATTTAGAAATGTAGGTTGTAGGAAAAGTTGAAACCCGCTAACCAATAGAAGTACGAAGGGGATAATATAAGTGATGATCAATTTGATGCGAGATTTCATATCGTAATCCGTCGATAGGGCTATGATTTTACTAAGCTGGATTCTCTCCATCCAAAAAGTTATGAGAGAAAGACTTCACTTAAAGTAAGAATACAAAAATCGCAATCATTCCAATCCCCACAACTCCCAATGCGATCAATACAGTCAGAAGAAGACTGGATTCTCCCGCTTCTAAGGAAGCGTT harbors:
- a CDS encoding LIC_10230 family protein; protein product: MKSRIKLIITYIIPFVLLLVSGFQLFLQPTFLNTNDTATMEALLDGSAREPISGFYFQGGAISQMLLTEKIIKEIEDPSLPNDSQPEEIKNRLGRVLLGQKMQIFFYVFLAMLSLTSFLSLYFRAFFYTFLNRILYFFGFIHGLFSMPNIALAAASSGRTEDLFWVIPALFLAFAWIIGMVYLIFTIGKLFSNDEADRFHSLKNLREDESEFRSENSWNYSFGTALLHFLGIVALGTLIGNIVYIPLFVLQKNYSEPFGILIAGAVIAISAFYIRNYLKFGRSTDLSTYQNLALGISYLQVRFIRIALMILLVLILVIVFIFFLFILLTINFGALESLFPSIDSRQNL